GTTTACTTGCGTTATttgttcatctttttttttcatttttttttgtcatctctGTGGTAGTTGCACACAGTCATTTAGATTTGACCTTTTCTCTGTgaaattttgcaccattttttaacTATAGACTTTATGTTGATATAAACAATTATTCCTCCAAGATGTTATTTGCCATTTGCATTGTTTTCTTGAATTCATTTTGTaagtttacactttttttttttttttaggtaaaaaaagGCAATGAGAGTATTTTAAATTCATCTACTGCCTTGAAAAGTCTTGATTTTTTTGGTAATGAAGAAAAAATACTTTCAAAAACAATTGATTTGAGCAAAGACTTAAATAAGAGTGAAAATGGAGATTCTGGTGTCACAAATAAAGcaagcaaaagaaagaaagatttgaAGAAAGGTGGaaagaaatgcaaaatacaaGGTAAGTAAGGAAATGGTGAGCCTCATCTTTGCTTGCATATATAGCCTGTTACCATGtcaagtaatggcatgtatgtgCACACTTGCTCTGAGATTATAGGGGATGTAAAACCTAATTAATGTTATGATACTCGGATACTCTGCAATTTATATCAAATGTCTGTTTTTAGTGGTGTTTGAGATATTCAAAGTTTCTGGCTGCTGATACCAGGCAGAGCGTCAGTGATAAACAACTGTGCTTTTTAGGCTCACTGACACTGTGACTGTGAAAGTGAGCTGCTGAGTctaaagcctggtattagcatgctatctgtaataaaatgtatttttaattttaaagccAGCTACTGGTCTAAgtacctatagcagccaatcacatgACTGTGTTAGAGTACAGATTGCATGGTAACAAACTCCTCGATCGTTTGTGCACGTAGTCTCCAAGGCAGCCCATAGGGTTAGAGGAGGTTTGTCTCTGTGATTGCAGGTAGCTTATTATTTCCCCTGATAAACATACCCCCAAATACAAATAGGAAGCCTTGTGAATGCAGCCTTTTAAAATGTAAAGCTTACATATTTGGCAAGGGTCTTCCTGGGAATTATTTTTCTAACAGCTGCTGTTGCTCCTGTGGTTTAAACCATCagtgttttaattaggaaatttCATTTACTTTGGGATTTTGACCAACTTTTTGTAGGATTATAATTCACCTCAATCCACTGTATTCATAATCAAATTGTTGCAACTCTACTTTGTATTTTGGCTTTTCAGTTCGGGtcattctattattattattagggatgcaacaaatccaggattcggttcaggatttggccaagattcagccttttttggcaggatgtGGCCAAATTCATGGTTGTGGCTgtaccaaatccgaatccttaaaatcatgtgacttttcgccACATAAACACAGACGTTGAAAAATTTTTACAGCAAGCTAGCTAGCGTTCTTTTAACATGTTCTATTCCTtggtttgcatatgcaaatgccGATTTGGGTTCGgcatttggccgaatctttcacaaaggattcgtgGGTCGGCCAAATCACAAAATAGtagatttgatgcatccctatttattatttttgttatgggtttttcttttttattatacataatttttatacattcaaacagtgctgtctaacttctgtggtactgagggccggaatttttccggcctacatggtggagggccgataatggaagccagttttgaccactcccctttttcaaccacacccacttgaaaccacacccatattaatggtggtagtacagcataaacctgccatactctgccttccctaccctgcctgtgtgccatactctgcctgtcctatactacctttgtgtgccatattctgcctgccctatgctgcctgtgtgtgccatactctgcctgccctatgctgtctgtgtgtgccatcctctgccttccctaccctgcctgtgtgccatactctgcctgccctatgctgcctgtgtgtgccatactctgcctgtcctatgctgcctgtgtgtgccatactctgcctaccctatgcttcctgcagcatagggcaggcagagtatgcacacacaggcagcatacagtgacacaatgctggctctgctcctacagtctgcacaataactatatattaaaaaactttttaattgcagtaccacctcagtatatgttctttttgtagtatgcagggtttatttgtgggtttctactgttcctacagtttgtctgaggtgtgaacaggtgaacaatgtgggtgattacagcctgagcctgaggtgtgaacaatgcagagattaaaaggtgtgaacaacaggggattacatgtttaaacaatacagagggattaaagcctgaatctgaggtgtgagcaatgcagggggccagttaagatcattactgataccatttaaagcttacacaaaggtaaaccatcaaagcagccagactggtgggggggccacacagaagagggtcgcaggccgccagttggacagcactgcactaaaatatttcacatttctATTAATTCCCAAGCATTTTTGAACATATTACTGGTTTAACTTTCAGTCTAATgtgtccatacacgggctgattctagctgccgatatcggtcccgtagactgattcagcagcttatcggcccgtgtagaggcacaaacgacaggcatgcccgaccgatatctggcctgaaatggccagatatcgatcgggcaggttaaaaaatttattcggatcggggaccgcatcggatcTTGGAGGTaacgcctattaccggcgttctgattcgatcgtttggccccagggccaaatgaccaaattagcctgaattcacccgatatcgtcCGCTCGCAGTTAAcctgtatgcccacctttagccTTGCTTAGGCAGCAGTGTTTCCTCTATTGTTAATTGTGTCGTTATCCCACATACACAAAGCCTAAAGGGTGGTGTGGTCAAAAAGAGTATAGTATGCCAACACTGTGGGCATATTAGGGAAACAGGCCCTTTCTGATAGCCTATACATAAATGATAAGCATTCCCATGGACTACTCACAGTTGTGCTGGAAAGGGTTCAGGTATATTGGCCCTTTAAGTCTCAATattgaaataaagaaaatttaatgTGTAAGGCAGGATTTGAGTAAGTACTTTCAGAGAGAGCGAGAAAGAGATGCATTCTGAGCATTCCTAATTTCAATATGTTCCTTCTTTTTCTTAGAGCAAGATGCAGGAGGCTGTTCTGCTGCAGATGATTCCATCCACTGGATGTCCTCTCTTGAGGCAAAACTCAAAGATGGTAAAGAAAAGAGCAAAAGGAAACTCACAGTGGATAAAATGAAGCAGCTAAGACTAGAAAAGGTAAAAAGACATACTATATTCtgatctcttaaaggagaaggaaagggtttcactcattttttagtatgtaatagagggcccctgcccctacctgaacgctgaaatcatttcttctaaaaatgctcctttgcccagtacggtcctcccgatgtacacactatttctccttgtctgcgcCGCCATGTTTTAAACATGGCGCTCCACTAACTTCCCTGCTTGCCTCTCCCCctccagcacctgtcagctgtcaccgttcctcacccctcccctccctgcgtcctttcatccctgctcctctccccgcttgcctctccgccccagcacctgttAGCCGACACCTGTCAGTCCtcaccgctcccctccctgcacctgtgtcctcttgtcccgctcgcctctccgccccagcacctgtcagccgacacgttcctcacccctgctcacctctccccctccctgcgcCTGTGTCCTCTGGTCCCCGCTCGCCTCTCCGTCCCAGTACCGCCAGCCGACacgttcctcacccctgctcacctctccccctccctgcgcCTGTGTCCTCTGGTCCCCgctcctcgcttgcctctccgcctctgcacctgccggctgcgtcctgtaatggccccagctgctgcttctaatggcaaatagcgtctcataaccagacgctagggggagcgcgcctgcttgtgcgcatgcgccgcctttaatagtaagtctccaagtcctggaaaagagcgatgcattatgggaatctttctaccctgctcagcgtttttttttcctgttttgcttctgatcttctgaactggagatatatggggagacttaagggcactattgagacaactgaaggtatgcctgcattttgagaattactctttattagcctttccttctcctttaaaaggagacTGTCCAGCTTGAGATGCAGGCCCACATTTTATGGTCCCCAGCCTGACCACTGACTCCACAGACTTCCTTGTATAACATCATTATCTTCAAGTTCAATTTAACTAATGGATTGGGGCTTTTAGGCAATTTTTCAGAAAGTGGAATGGATGGCAATATCAGGCTTGTTTGTTTGTGCTGCTTGTTTGCTTTACCACAAATAACAGGGGGCAGAATGCTGACAATTGCCCCATGTACACCTATATTTTCCATAAGTGACACTTTGTAATCTTGCTACTATACGGAAGTGAAAAGTAAATGAGGGGAAAGCTGTTAATTATATGTGTTTGTAAAGCCTTCTTTCTATACTCTGTTTCTTATCCACCTTGCAGATAAACCACTTTCGGAATGAGCACAAAATTTATGTCCAAGGTACAGATATTCCAGAACCGGTTGCCACATTCCAACAACTTGAGCAAGAGTATAAGACCCACTCCAAAATAATACAGAATGTGAAAGACTTTGGCTTCCATACACCCACGCCTATCCAGATGCAAGCGATACCCATCATGCTACATGTAATGTTAATGTTTTGCATCTTACAGTCCCTGAGAAATTCACATAAACACTCTGGTCATTCTTATCCacagccagttaacctgcctgtatgtttttgaagtgtggaaaGCACTTGAgtaaacccacacagacacggggagtacatacaaattccttgcagattGTGATCTACCTTGGATCCCAGCCTTGCAAGGCAGCGGTACAAGCCATTAAGTTTTGTAACTATCTTTATATGTTTCAGTCAGATAGATAAACGAGTTACTTATCAATGAGATGCTTTTTGTGGAagcaaacaataaaatacattgttaTAATTCTAGTCataatattattgtaataataattgtATGCACTGTGCAAGAAAGTAAAGAAGAGTCCTAATTAACTTGTTCTTgtagtttaaagggatactgtcatgatttttatggtatactttttatttctaaattacactgtttacatagctccatataaaattttattcttgaaccaacaaatgtatttagttgtaatattggtgtgtaggcatcatctcagtgcattgtgcctgagtttgagctttcagaaggagccagcactacagtagaactgctttcagataacctattgtttctccttctcccatgtaactggaggagtcctaagccagacttggattttttactattgagtgttacaAGTTGATTGGATAACTTGAATTCAAGTATGAAAAgtgtaaaaactaaaaaaacaaaacaaaaaacacttctATAATCTTATGCATGTGTGCAAGTGATATGTTCACTCTAGTACAAAAAAATTCTAATCTCTTTTCGTTTTTTAAGGGCCGTGAAATTTTGGCATCTGCTCCTACAGGCTCTGGAAAGACAATGGCATTCTCTATTCCAATTTTAGCACACCTTCAGTGTCCAAAGAATAAAGGTTGTAGAGCATTGATCATATCCCCCACAAGAGAACTGGCTAACCAGGTATAATCTttctaatgtaaaatatataattagaTTGTATGCCCTTGTGGGTAGAGTCCTTGTTGCCTTGTTGTATTGTCTTTTCTGTATATAATTTATGTTCACTTGAaggacaaaaaatatttttgcctaataaaagaaacattaattctaagcaaatttccaatatGAATGAGTTAACAATgtgcttatttgtaaatgtaattgctgtagaaaacagcatttgctaaactcctggttatgacagtgttgcaaaggtcagtctcttccagcaagacaggtctgtcagtctgctggcctgtgttacattgtttccatAGTtagaaccaccagggcagagaatagaaaaggacagacaaacaccacttttaatagcaataatatatacaaataacttcaaaaccattattaatacataaactaTTTTTGGGTTGACTTTTAATAGTGATTTCCACAACCTTAATTTGGTCCAGTCCTGAGGCTGCTGGTCTAAAGGGCCTGCAAAACAGGCCCAGGAAGTTGCACACTCCTCTATCCAGCCAATTGTGGACATGAAAGTGACAgtacatatttttaaaacatagATTTGTTGGTTATATTCCTAACCAAAAAATTAGGCATAACCTTATATTACACACTTATTTTACACTTCTTTCTTAAGGCTTATTCACTATTTACATAATTTCTTACAGGGCCATGTTttgtatatagattttttttttttctggtgaattATCCTTCAGGAACCGCCAATCTAAATAAAATAGCcactagaagaggaagacaaataatacaaaaacaataaaaaaacgaATACAGTTGAATAATTAATAATGCCATTCTATGACGTACCCAGcattcccgagcattctggacaacaggtcccaaacctgtataatgACATAAGGGCAGAGTGAGTGGCGCAACTTGCACTTGATTTGTGTGAAAATGCAAACACAAATGTGTCCGTTTTGACGTATCGGACAAAATTGCAGTGGACACACCTCAGAGAGCTGCCATAATTACATTAGAATTATTGGAAAAACACTGTATTATAGGTAAAGCCATGGTAATTTGTGTTGGAAACGTTGCACACTGTACATGAGCTTGTAAATGAACACTATAATGTAATTAGTATCATTGTGTAATAACTTAAATCTGCCACCAGGTGTCATTAACAAATGTAAATGTTCCAGCTTAGCATGTTTGATATATATTCAAGCATTAATTACATAGTTTCCTAAACATACCTTTATTATCATCAAATGATGATAATGATAGTAATTTAAAGGTTATGCATGTGCTTTGATCAATTTTGAGAAAAGCTTTCAGGTAAGCACTTGTGGTGTATAAATAATTGGTTTATAAACACATGAAAGCAAATCTTTCCATAACGTACATAATATAGTTAGTGTATGTATGCAAGCACACACCCCCCTCCCCACACTCCTAGTCACACTCCTCTTTCTATATTAGTACCCGTATTGAAAACATTAGTAAACTGACTCTTGTGATGTTGTGATGCTTATGCTTATTagagtaaatgtatttattgaaggGAAATCCATATATTCTTTGGTGCAAagtttttcatttaaaaacaattGTAACATAAAGCTGGGAACTGGGCTAATACAGTCAGCACTATATATGTACACTAATTATTCTCTTCTACTGTTTAGACTCACCGAGAACTGGTCAAGCTTTCAGATGGAATTGGCTTTCGGATACACGTAATTAACAAAGCGGCTGTGGCTGCAAAAAAGTTTGGGCCAAAATCTTCAAAGAaaattggtaatttttttttcatttattattctaGCATGAAAAAGTTTATGGATAACTGGAATAACAATATGTTGTACATTGGTGCAATATGCCTTGAAATGTTACACGCTAGAGACTTTCTGTGCCTGAAAATTTTTGATTTAATTGATGACTTTGCTGTCTGAATAACAGCGCAGCCTAATACAAATGCTGCTGTATGTAATTATGGATTTGTCAGGGAACCTCTGAAGCTAGAATTAAGCAGCACTGCATTGTGATTCATCACTGACAAATGATGGTCTCCCCTACACTTGCTAAATTAGGATTACAGACCTGGCTGATTTTCCTTTTTATCCAATCACATTGGTTCAAAATTGGTATACGTTTGCTGCAACATCTGTACTCAGCTTATTATGTATTTGTAAAATGAACATGGCAGGCTTAGCCAGTATGGTAAATGCTTCATATGCATAAATCATTTAAAGAGTTCAAGGCAGGGTGTAATGTTTGCATCCTGAACTTTCAACAACAGGCACAGAATGGAGTATATCCAGGGTTCCCTTATATCAGTATGTGCATTTGCACCTTATTCATTAGACTGGATGGGCACATTGCCACTGCCGCAAGTTGTCAGAAGCACTTATGGGCACCCTGACTAGCATCAATGTGCCCTTGCAGTCACAAATGTGGTTGACTGTGTTTGAATTGAGAAAgaatctattgggtttatttaacgtttagatttttttttttagtagacataatatggagatccaaattacagaatgaccccttatctggaaaatgcaGGTCTTAAGCATtacggataatagatcccatgcctgtactgacAAATCATTTTATATGGATTTTTTGGATAAATTGTTTTTAATAGTACTTATATTTTTCATATGTACATTTGTCTTTCTATTGTACATCTCTTGCAGATATCCTGGTGACCACACCTAATAGGTTAATTTATTTGCTCAAACAAGATCCTCCTGGCATTGATCTCTCCAGGTACATACACCAGAATATGTTTTGAAGTAATAAAGGATTTGGAAACACAACTGATATTGGGATTACTTCCCCTTCCTTGTGCAGTTGTAAACAAATAATTGTGTCAATCACACATGCATATCTAAAGCAATGCTATCCATTTCATATGAACAGTAAATGTAtaagcttttttattttaaactgtgcaaaaatataCGTGTTATGCaattgttttctttcattgttcTGTTCATAGTGTTGAATGGTTGATTGTGGATGAATCGGACAAATTATTTGAAGATGGGAAGACAGGATTCCGAGATCAGCTGGCCTCTATATTTGTGGCATGCACATCCCATCTCCTTAAAAGAGCCATGTTTAGTGCAACCTTTGCTTTTGATGTGGAACAGTGGTGCAAACTACACCTTGACAATGTGGTTTCTGTTTCTATTGGTGCAAGGTAGGTTCACTTTTGGCATCTCTGCTAGTTCTGTAGAAGTTAATTAGGGATGTTACCAAAGTTGTATAAATAACTTCTAGCTACAAATGTAGTCATTGCAAGGAGTTTGCTAGCACTTGTTTTACCGCTGATAGCTCATACCAATTGGCTGCTACATTAAAAACCGCAGCCATCTTTCTTCTTTCATCCATCTTTTATGTCCCTTGTTTAAATACACATGGAAGTCTATTTAAATGTACCAATGTATCAGATCATTTGCAAAATCAGGGACTATAAATGCAAGTTACTAGGCTGCAATCATCACAAACATTATGGCATTTCAATAAAATGCAGTCAGTACATGCTGTGTATCTCCAAAGGTGCAACAATCTGTTAAAGTTCTTAATCAAGCTTTTCAGTCGACACTGCTTTGCTTCATAATGGAACCCACATTCTTTCTTTTCTGCACCTTCTAGATGTTACTACACTCCTGTTATAGTCtgtgaggaggaagggggaatcATTTTGTATACTGTGCATGGGCATTTGGTCCCTCATGCTGGCACATAAAGAAGATTTTGTGATGCTGATgcaaagcttgctttaataacagtgtccacaaaattactgctgcctgcttgctgattgtaaattccaagcctgaggaaagaaaatttaaataatttatatagtgcaagtaaAGTTTTTCACTCAACTAACCCACTAGAAaagtatttggaattatttcatgtGACAGGTCACCTTTAGACCCTTTCTTGAAACATTTGATCAGTCAGGAGGCCCATAAACTTTTAGTTACATCACTGGTTATTTGCTTGTTAAAACTGCTGTGCTAGGTTATTTTATTATATCATGTGTTTTGTTAATCCTTGCCTGCCTTGTATCCATAGGATCATATTGGTGATaggttttgtattttattaacaGGAACTCTGCTGTAGAGACTGTTGAACAGTCACTGTTATTTGTTGGATCAGAAACAGGCAAGCTTTTGGCTATGAGGGACCTCGTTAAAAAGGTATCGCAGTTATATTAAAGTAAGTTATTAGAAAATGAAATTCAAAACCTTCCAAAACCTGACTTTTTAATTTCATTCTCCACGCTAGGGTTTCACTCCGCCAGTGCTGGTGTTTGTACAGTCTATTGAACGGGCAAAGGAGCTGTTTCATGAGCTAATTTATGAAGGAATCAATGTGGATGTTATACATGCAGAAAGAACACAGCAGCAGGTATAAACGTACACATCTGTCCTTCCGTACTGAGAACTTTAGTATGATATTACAGAGCAAGCCAGAGATCTTTTTACTTTATGCACAAAGGTTGTCTTTGTTGAGGATCctgtagtaaccaatcagatttccTTTCATTACAATAAATACACTGAAAACATAAGCTAATGGCTGATTTTAAGGATTTTTGGTTAGCAATACTTTAGTGCTTGAATTACTTTAACTTCACTAAGAGGGAACAAATAGCTGTTTAACCCAAGTAGGGAtgcattgtaatatttctgcTCTTCGTACTTTTGATGCAAAAGTGTTGGCTGAGATATATGAAATATCAGCTTGTTTGTATTCCTCTGTAGAGGGC
This sequence is a window from Xenopus tropicalis strain Nigerian chromosome 2, UCB_Xtro_10.0, whole genome shotgun sequence. Protein-coding genes within it:
- the ddx52 gene encoding probable ATP-dependent RNA helicase DDX52 isoform X1, which gives rise to MDAFDLFRKLGSGAKFDLKRFSGDAEKFKVKKGNESILNSSTALKSLDFFGNEEKILSKTIDLSKDLNKSENGDSGVTNKASKRKKDLKKGGKKCKIQEQDAGGCSAADDSIHWMSSLEAKLKDGKEKSKRKLTVDKMKQLRLEKINHFRNEHKIYVQGTDIPEPVATFQQLEQEYKTHSKIIQNVKDFGFHTPTPIQMQAIPIMLHGREILASAPTGSGKTMAFSIPILAHLQCPKNKGCRALIISPTRELANQTHRELVKLSDGIGFRIHVINKAAVAAKKFGPKSSKKIDILVTTPNRLIYLLKQDPPGIDLSSVEWLIVDESDKLFEDGKTGFRDQLASIFVACTSHLLKRAMFSATFAFDVEQWCKLHLDNVVSVSIGARNSAVETVEQSLLFVGSETGKLLAMRDLVKKGFTPPVLVFVQSIERAKELFHELIYEGINVDVIHAERTQQQRDNVIQSFREGKIWVLICTALLARGIDFKGVNMVINYDFPTSAVEYIHRIGRTGRAGHRGKAVSFFTEDDKPMLRSVASVIQKAGCPIPDYIKSFRKLQSKQKKRMIKRPLKRDQIRTTPKYILEKAKRKRDVIKKNLKKKEKVSAQGEGKQTEACDT
- the ddx52 gene encoding probable ATP-dependent RNA helicase DDX52; amino-acid sequence: MQAIPIMLHGREILASAPTGSGKTMAFSIPILAHLQCPKNKGCRALIISPTRELANQTHRELVKLSDGIGFRIHVINKAAVAAKKFGPKSSKKIDILVTTPNRLIYLLKQDPPGIDLSSVEWLIVDESDKLFEDGKTGFRDQLASIFVACTSHLLKRAMFSATFAFDVEQWCKLHLDNVVSVSIGARNSAVETVEQSLLFVGSETGKLLAMRDLVKKGFTPPVLVFVQSIERAKELFHELIYEGINVDVIHAERTQQQRDNVIQSFREGKIWVLICTALLARGIDFKGVNMVINYDFPTSAVEYIHRIGRTGRAGHRGKAVSFFTEDDKPMLRSVASVIQKAGCPIPDYIKSFRKLQSKQKKRMIKRPLKRDQIRTTPKYILEKAKRKRDVIKKNLKKKEKVSAQGEGKQTEACDT